From Candidatus Binataceae bacterium, the proteins below share one genomic window:
- a CDS encoding dienelactone hydrolase family protein, which yields MASQLVSHEVTFPGKACQLKAFVAHQQGGGPRPAVIVIQEWWGLDDHIRDVARRFAQEGYFAVAPDLYSRQGHKVTKDPNVAGELMSKLDKADGIDDLLSTVAWIKTQKEADAARIGVIGFCMGGSYALLLACVSPDIKAAAPFYGEVPPDEQLRNLHCPVFYAYGENDGWITREDVDRLAAALKKFNKHGEVKTYKGCSHGFFNDTRKDVYAPAEARDAWQKSLALFKQNLAAGA from the coding sequence ATGGCCAGCCAACTCGTCAGCCACGAGGTGACCTTTCCCGGCAAGGCCTGCCAGCTCAAAGCCTTCGTCGCCCATCAGCAGGGCGGCGGCCCGCGTCCGGCGGTGATCGTGATCCAGGAGTGGTGGGGGCTCGACGATCATATCCGCGACGTTGCCCGCCGTTTCGCCCAGGAGGGTTACTTTGCCGTCGCCCCCGACCTCTACTCGCGCCAGGGCCACAAGGTCACCAAGGATCCCAACGTCGCCGGCGAGCTGATGTCGAAACTCGACAAGGCCGACGGCATCGACGACCTGCTCAGCACCGTGGCCTGGATCAAGACCCAGAAGGAGGCCGACGCCGCGCGCATCGGCGTGATCGGCTTCTGCATGGGCGGAAGCTACGCGCTGCTGCTGGCGTGCGTGAGCCCCGATATCAAGGCGGCCGCGCCGTTTTACGGCGAGGTTCCACCCGACGAGCAACTGCGCAACCTCCACTGCCCGGTGTTCTACGCTTACGGCGAGAACGACGGCTGGATCACGCGCGAGGACGTCGATCGGCTCGCGGCGGCGCTGAAGAAGTTCAACAAGCATGGCGAGGTCAAGACTTATAAGGGATGCTCGCACGGCTTCTTCAACGACACCCGCAAGGACGTCTACGCGCCGGCCGAGGCGCGCGACGCCTGGCAGAAGTCACTCGCGCTGTTCAAGCAGAATCTCGCGGCCGGAGCTTAG